A region from the Bradyrhizobium erythrophlei genome encodes:
- the flgJ gene encoding flagellar assembly peptidoglycan hydrolase FlgJ has translation MQANLINGSAGSMPSKAVMPMFNGRPDPAFAEALKKVSPQAQAKAKATATDFEAMFLNSMFSQMTSGIKGEGPFGDTPGTGVWRSMLTEQYSKSFAKAGGVGISKDVYHTLIMQQAGRAS, from the coding sequence ATGCAGGCCAACCTCATCAACGGCAGCGCGGGCAGCATGCCCAGCAAGGCCGTCATGCCGATGTTCAACGGCCGGCCCGATCCCGCATTCGCCGAGGCGCTGAAGAAGGTATCGCCGCAGGCGCAGGCCAAGGCCAAGGCTACCGCGACCGATTTCGAGGCGATGTTTCTCAACTCGATGTTTTCGCAGATGACGAGCGGCATCAAGGGCGAAGGCCCGTTCGGCGATACGCCGGGCACCGGCGTGTGGCGCTCGATGCTGACCGAGCAATATTCGAAATCCTTCGCCAAGGCCGGCGGCGTCGGCATTTCCAAGGACGTCTATCACACGCTGATCATGCAGCAAGCAGGTCGCGCCAGCTAG
- the flaF gene encoding flagellar biosynthesis regulator FlaF, producing MSHAAQAYARTSQTTAPPREIEAQALLKAARQLQEVQANWTGPDKNMYNALLFNRRLWTIFMSAAETNDNPQPLEIRQNIANIGVFVMKQTIEMQMNPDPAKLKSLIEINCNLAAGLSGRV from the coding sequence ATGTCTCATGCCGCTCAAGCCTATGCCCGCACGTCGCAAACGACAGCACCTCCCCGGGAAATCGAGGCGCAGGCACTCCTGAAGGCGGCGAGGCAGTTGCAGGAAGTCCAGGCCAACTGGACCGGTCCCGACAAGAACATGTACAACGCGCTGCTCTTCAATCGCCGGCTGTGGACGATTTTCATGAGCGCGGCCGAGACCAACGACAATCCGCAGCCGCTGGAAATCCGCCAGAACATCGCCAATATCGGCGTGTTCGTGATGAAGCAGACCATCGAAATGCAGATGAACCCGGATCCGGCGAAGCTGAAATCGCTGATCGAAATCAACTGCAATCTCGCCGCGGGTCTGTCCGGCCGGGTCTGA